From one Halosimplex rubrum genomic stretch:
- a CDS encoding ABC transporter permease, giving the protein MNKLLYIAKRLVLGVPVILFGLTMTYVILYLSPFDPMTAILGRDSDPQTARQLAISLGLRYPNGDPVPLWIQYKNFLIETTTFDFGQSWVVTRGQSAAQLIWERMPATLWLGTWSVAIALVLGIPLGLYAGLRANTWGDYTASFGGIVWRAMPNFWLAVMLAGLLSAGGLLSFYRGFLIPTDVIGTPAALGNLFGSYSLGGIGIPVPNPYNWAVAFKWILPAALVLGSSSMGNEVRIGRTAVLESINAPYIDTAKAKGLSERVIIGKHVARNAMIPLLPVIMGEFYLLIGGSVLVELIFGIRGLGNLYLSAIFASDVPIIGALTYVFILILVFFNIAQDVAYTIIDPRIGLEGGDD; this is encoded by the coding sequence ATGAACAAACTCCTGTATATCGCGAAACGGCTCGTCCTCGGGGTACCCGTGATCCTGTTCGGACTCACGATGACGTACGTCATCCTCTATCTCTCGCCGTTCGATCCGATGACCGCGATCCTGGGCCGCGACTCGGACCCCCAGACCGCGCGGCAACTCGCCATCTCGCTCGGCCTGCGGTACCCGAACGGCGACCCCGTACCCCTGTGGATCCAGTACAAGAACTTCCTGATCGAGACGACCACGTTCGACTTCGGCCAGTCGTGGGTCGTCACCCGCGGCCAGTCGGCCGCCCAGCTCATCTGGGAACGCATGCCCGCGACGCTCTGGCTCGGCACCTGGTCGGTCGCCATCGCGCTGGTGCTGGGCATCCCGCTCGGGCTGTACGCCGGCCTGCGGGCCAACACCTGGGGCGACTACACCGCCTCCTTCGGCGGCATCGTCTGGCGCGCCATGCCGAACTTCTGGCTGGCCGTGATGCTCGCCGGCCTCCTGTCGGCCGGCGGCCTGCTGTCGTTCTACCGCGGCTTCCTGATACCGACGGACGTGATCGGTACCCCCGCGGCGCTCGGCAACCTGTTCGGTAGCTACTCGCTGGGCGGGATCGGGATACCGGTTCCCAACCCCTACAACTGGGCGGTCGCGTTCAAGTGGATCCTGCCCGCGGCACTCGTGCTCGGTTCCTCCTCGATGGGCAACGAGGTCCGTATCGGTCGGACCGCCGTCCTGGAGAGCATCAACGCCCCCTACATCGACACGGCCAAGGCCAAGGGGCTCTCCGAGCGGGTGATCATCGGGAAACACGTCGCGCGCAACGCGATGATCCCGCTGCTCCCCGTCATCATGGGCGAGTTCTACCTGCTCATCGGCGGCTCGGTCCTCGTCGAGCTCATCTTCGGGATCCGGGGGCTGGGCAACCTCTATCTCTCGGCGATCTTCGCCTCCGACGTGCCGATAATCGGGGCGCTCACCTACGTGTTCATCCTCATACTCGTGTTCTTCAACATCGCACAGGACGTGGCGTACACGATCATCGACCCGCGGATCGGCCTCGAAGGAGGCGACGACTGA
- a CDS encoding ABC transporter substrate-binding protein — protein MPRDTDDSDTSRRRFLKATGAAALTSAVAGCGSDGGDTATPDDDSGSTDTGTDGEAVTVSEYPYGVGETMIGEAQRVMEEAGYGPDNRFELDWLQYESPTWEEMASTIASRLESAYIDMNQSSAAFSPLLETTRNGNHEAYTLGWVADYPGPQNFVQLIDPPNTMYADNSAANGARLFWSEDAEADPAVRQYMMDQFDRIEDNPQDTEEAAQIRGEATVALEEGMWQEAALIPLYQGVTEGMWYDHVDYNPPGPMGPSRAKANNSVAGLEGKDRLSTISSTFSSLDPIASGNTASGGKIMDMFDALTNYANGTTEVENLLAEEYELSDDFTTYTFTLKEGATFHNGDDVTAQDLEYSIKRLMVSSNSTNARFPVSVMGIEHETEEVTVTDEDGNTVTATDSGEPETTTRIIPDSIGVNAVDDYTLEITTENPFAFSLSVLAYSAFSAVPEGIVGDVEGYEGEMEWSEFSQNPVGAGPFEFVNWESGNGGEFVLDAFDDYHGEGASFDGIDATILTEPQARYNYFLNENADIGGVPTSQYQADSVTIEETDDVGRDLGTYDLENGTSVNYARTPDIGTYYVGFNMEAVPRPVRQAMAYVINQPEFMQNVFKGRFEPAYHLTPPQIFPGGIEAYDEHVGGSE, from the coding sequence ATGCCTCGCGATACTGACGACTCCGACACCAGCCGACGACGATTTCTGAAAGCGACCGGCGCGGCCGCCCTCACCTCCGCGGTAGCGGGCTGCGGGAGCGACGGCGGCGACACCGCCACGCCCGATGACGACAGCGGATCGACCGACACGGGGACCGACGGTGAAGCCGTAACGGTGAGCGAGTACCCCTACGGCGTCGGCGAGACGATGATCGGGGAGGCCCAGCGGGTGATGGAGGAGGCGGGCTACGGCCCGGACAACCGCTTCGAACTCGACTGGCTCCAGTACGAGAGCCCGACCTGGGAGGAGATGGCGTCGACGATCGCCAGCCGACTCGAGTCGGCCTACATCGACATGAACCAGAGCTCGGCGGCGTTCTCGCCGCTGCTGGAGACCACCCGGAACGGCAACCACGAGGCCTACACCCTCGGGTGGGTCGCCGACTACCCCGGTCCGCAGAACTTCGTCCAGCTCATCGACCCGCCGAACACGATGTACGCCGACAACAGCGCGGCCAACGGGGCCCGGCTGTTCTGGTCCGAGGACGCCGAGGCCGACCCGGCGGTCCGCCAGTACATGATGGACCAGTTCGACCGCATCGAGGACAACCCCCAGGACACCGAAGAGGCCGCTCAGATCCGCGGTGAGGCCACCGTCGCGCTGGAGGAAGGCATGTGGCAGGAGGCCGCGCTCATCCCGCTGTATCAGGGTGTCACCGAGGGGATGTGGTACGACCACGTCGACTACAACCCGCCGGGACCGATGGGTCCCTCGCGGGCGAAGGCCAACAACTCCGTCGCGGGACTGGAAGGCAAAGACCGGCTCAGCACGATCTCCTCGACGTTCAGCAGCCTCGACCCGATCGCCTCCGGCAACACCGCGTCCGGCGGCAAGATCATGGACATGTTCGACGCGCTGACGAACTACGCCAACGGGACGACGGAGGTCGAGAACCTGCTCGCCGAGGAGTACGAGCTCAGCGACGACTTCACCACGTACACGTTCACGCTGAAAGAGGGCGCGACGTTCCACAACGGCGACGACGTCACCGCACAGGACCTCGAGTACTCCATCAAGCGGCTGATGGTCTCCTCGAACTCCACGAACGCGCGGTTCCCCGTCAGCGTCATGGGCATCGAACACGAGACCGAGGAGGTCACGGTGACCGACGAGGACGGCAACACCGTCACGGCGACCGACAGCGGTGAACCGGAGACGACCACCCGGATCATCCCGGACTCGATCGGTGTCAACGCGGTCGACGACTACACCCTGGAGATCACGACCGAGAACCCGTTCGCGTTCTCGCTGTCCGTGCTGGCGTACTCCGCGTTCTCGGCGGTCCCCGAGGGCATCGTCGGCGACGTCGAGGGCTACGAGGGCGAGATGGAGTGGTCGGAGTTCTCCCAGAACCCCGTCGGCGCCGGTCCCTTCGAGTTCGTCAACTGGGAGTCGGGCAACGGCGGCGAGTTCGTCCTGGACGCCTTCGACGACTACCACGGCGAGGGCGCTTCCTTCGACGGTATCGACGCCACGATCCTCACCGAGCCCCAGGCGCGGTACAACTACTTCCTCAACGAGAACGCCGACATCGGCGGCGTCCCAACCTCGCAGTACCAGGCCGACAGCGTGACCATCGAGGAGACCGACGACGTCGGCCGCGATCTGGGTACCTACGACCTCGAGAACGGGACCAGCGTCAACTACGCCCGGACTCCCGACATCGGCACCTACTACGTCGGCTTCAACATGGAGGCGGTGCCCAGGCCCGTCCGACAGGCGATGGCGTACGTCATCAACCAGCCCGAGTTCATGCAGAACGTCTTCAAGGGCCGCTTCGAACCGGCCTATCACCTGACGCCGCCGCAGATCTTCCCCGGCGGGATCGAGGCGTACGACGAACACGTCGGCGGCTCCGAGTAA
- a CDS encoding peptidylprolyl isomerase, producing the protein MSDELTATLHTSEGDIEVRLFEEKVPNTVEAFVDHATESDYEAAEVGPGEGAWEDPESGEKRVDPLYDDVEFHRVIEDFMLQVGDPTGTGRGGPGYTFDDEFHDDLRHDSPGKLSMANRGPDTNGSQFFVTLDAQPHLDDKHAVFGEVVDGMDVVEEIGSVETDPSDRPIDTVVLESVEIHR; encoded by the coding sequence ATGAGTGACGAACTGACAGCGACGCTCCACACGTCCGAGGGCGACATCGAGGTGCGACTGTTCGAAGAGAAGGTCCCGAACACCGTCGAGGCGTTCGTCGACCACGCGACCGAATCCGACTACGAGGCGGCCGAGGTCGGCCCGGGCGAGGGCGCCTGGGAGGACCCCGAGAGCGGGGAGAAGCGCGTCGACCCGCTGTACGACGACGTGGAGTTCCACCGCGTCATCGAGGACTTCATGCTCCAGGTGGGCGACCCGACCGGCACCGGTCGCGGCGGCCCGGGCTACACGTTCGACGACGAGTTCCACGACGACCTGCGCCACGACTCCCCCGGGAAGCTCTCGATGGCCAACCGCGGCCCGGACACCAACGGCTCGCAGTTCTTCGTCACGCTGGACGCCCAGCCCCACCTCGACGACAAACACGCCGTCTTCGGCGAAGTCGTCGACGGCATGGACGTCGTCGAGGAGATCGGCTCCGTCGAGACGGACCCCAGTGATCGACCGATCGACACCGTCGTCCTCGAATCGGTCGAAATTCACCGATAA
- a CDS encoding UxaA family hydrolase, with product MSLRQGFEAVDRGDRGVGVRDRVLVLPSVICSRAVADRIADRVPGAVSAPHDHGCGQIGADKAQTHRTFLGVGANPNVAGTVVVGLGCESIQSDDVAADLTGLGVPVRETAIQDAGGTDATVEAGVDAVEELRDRPTDDGGASTTATLSDLTVGVVSGDLAESTRETADPLVGAVVDELVDAGARVVAAGSERVAAHPEETARRAVDDGAAAAVRDLAERHRGRPARAARVGRDAREHEFEAVTRAWGDRPTRAVLDYGERATHDEGLAVVDAPSRFAEAATGLVAAGTQVVVHVTGDGVATGHPVAPVVKVSGDRATLDAVGDDIDVDATAADPEDLLARLRAIAGGEGVRAEEHGLVSSAITRVGPSM from the coding sequence ATGAGTCTGCGCCAGGGGTTCGAGGCGGTCGACCGCGGCGACCGCGGCGTCGGCGTCCGCGACCGGGTGCTCGTTCTGCCGTCGGTCATCTGCTCGCGGGCCGTCGCCGACCGGATCGCCGACCGGGTGCCCGGAGCGGTCAGCGCGCCTCACGACCACGGCTGCGGCCAGATCGGCGCCGACAAGGCCCAGACCCACCGAACGTTTCTCGGCGTCGGCGCGAACCCCAACGTCGCCGGGACGGTCGTCGTCGGCCTGGGCTGTGAGTCGATCCAGAGCGACGACGTGGCGGCCGATCTGACCGGTCTGGGTGTCCCGGTCCGCGAGACCGCGATCCAGGACGCCGGCGGTACCGACGCGACGGTCGAGGCCGGGGTCGACGCCGTCGAGGAACTGCGGGATCGACCGACCGACGACGGCGGAGCGTCCACGACGGCGACCCTCTCGGATCTCACGGTCGGCGTGGTCTCGGGCGATCTCGCCGAGTCGACCCGGGAGACCGCGGACCCGCTGGTCGGCGCGGTCGTCGACGAGCTTGTCGACGCGGGCGCGCGGGTGGTCGCGGCGGGGAGCGAGCGCGTGGCCGCCCACCCCGAGGAGACGGCCCGACGGGCGGTGGACGACGGGGCGGCCGCGGCCGTCCGCGACCTCGCGGAACGCCACCGCGGACGGCCCGCGCGGGCGGCCCGCGTCGGGCGCGATGCGCGCGAGCACGAGTTCGAGGCGGTGACGCGTGCCTGGGGGGACCGGCCGACCCGGGCGGTCCTCGACTACGGCGAGCGGGCGACCCACGACGAGGGGCTGGCGGTCGTCGACGCCCCCTCGCGGTTCGCGGAGGCGGCGACGGGTCTCGTCGCGGCCGGGACGCAGGTCGTGGTCCACGTCACCGGCGACGGCGTGGCGACCGGTCACCCGGTCGCGCCGGTGGTGAAGGTCTCGGGCGACCGGGCGACGCTCGACGCGGTGGGCGACGACATCGACGTGGACGCGACGGCGGCCGACCCCGAGGACCTGCTCGCCCGCTTGCGGGCGATCGCGGGCGGCGAGGGCGTGCGCGCGGAGGAACACGGGCTCGTTTCCTCGGCGATCACCCGGGTCGGTCCGTCCATGTGA
- a CDS encoding UxaA family hydrolase, which produces MKGELLNERALVMAPEDTVATALADLDAGERLDDADPSVTVAEEVPFGHKVALADLDVGETVRKYGEVIGEATEPIAAGEWVHTHNCESTRGRGDRAAAATGDGAAAADGDAGHAGDGR; this is translated from the coding sequence ATGAAAGGAGAACTGCTGAACGAGCGCGCGCTCGTGATGGCACCCGAGGACACCGTCGCGACGGCGCTGGCGGACCTCGACGCCGGCGAGCGACTCGACGACGCCGACCCGTCGGTGACCGTCGCCGAGGAGGTCCCGTTCGGCCACAAAGTCGCGCTCGCGGACCTCGACGTCGGCGAGACCGTCCGGAAGTACGGCGAGGTGATCGGCGAGGCGACCGAGCCGATCGCCGCCGGCGAGTGGGTCCACACCCACAACTGCGAGAGCACGCGCGGGCGCGGCGACCGGGCGGCGGCCGCGACCGGAGACGGGGCGGCCGCCGCGGACGGCGACGCCGGGCACGCGGGGGACGGCCGATGA
- a CDS encoding UxaA family hydrolase → MDTFEGYRRPDGRIGVRNHVAVLPTSVAASPVADRIAGDAGRWARATPHQMGTSQPEEGRERTRSVLAGIGRNPNVGAALVVELGTEDIDADDLADDIAASGKPVETLTVREVGGTAGALDAGADILVDLWDEIGDQRREEADASELVFAVECGGSDATSGIAANPALGDASDRLVDAGGAVCISETPEFIGAEHVAAERCADEETREKLLDRVERRERLADLMGVDMRGAQPSPGNQEGGLTTIEEKSLGALAKCGTRDIRHVVDYGEAIPVGGGVTVMDSPGYDVESVVGKVAGGAQVVAFTTGRGSTTGNPIAPVIKVTGNHRTAERLASNMDVDASAVIDGEPLGEVGERIYRTLLSVADGAETAAEARRLEEFAINERQPRELAAEGQR, encoded by the coding sequence ATGGACACTTTCGAGGGATATCGCCGGCCGGACGGCCGGATCGGCGTGCGCAACCACGTCGCCGTGTTGCCCACGTCGGTCGCGGCGAGCCCGGTCGCCGACCGGATCGCCGGCGACGCGGGCCGCTGGGCGCGGGCGACGCCCCACCAGATGGGGACGAGCCAGCCCGAGGAGGGCCGCGAACGCACCCGGTCGGTGCTCGCGGGGATCGGGCGGAATCCGAACGTCGGCGCGGCGCTCGTCGTCGAACTCGGGACCGAGGACATCGACGCCGACGACCTCGCCGACGATATCGCTGCCTCGGGCAAGCCCGTCGAGACGCTGACCGTCCGCGAGGTCGGCGGGACCGCGGGCGCGCTCGACGCCGGTGCGGATATCCTGGTCGACCTGTGGGACGAGATCGGGGACCAGCGCCGCGAGGAAGCCGACGCGAGCGAACTCGTCTTCGCCGTCGAGTGCGGCGGCAGCGACGCCACGAGCGGCATCGCGGCCAACCCGGCGCTGGGCGACGCCTCGGACCGGCTCGTCGACGCGGGCGGGGCTGTCTGCATCTCGGAGACGCCGGAGTTCATCGGCGCCGAACACGTCGCCGCCGAGCGCTGCGCGGACGAGGAGACGCGCGAGAAACTGCTGGATCGGGTCGAGCGCCGCGAGCGCCTCGCGGACCTGATGGGCGTGGACATGCGCGGCGCCCAGCCCTCGCCGGGCAACCAGGAGGGCGGGCTGACGACCATCGAGGAGAAGAGCCTCGGCGCGCTCGCCAAGTGCGGGACCCGGGATATCCGCCACGTCGTCGACTACGGCGAGGCGATCCCGGTCGGCGGCGGCGTGACGGTGATGGACTCACCGGGCTACGACGTCGAGAGCGTCGTCGGCAAGGTGGCCGGCGGCGCGCAGGTCGTCGCCTTCACCACCGGTCGCGGGTCGACGACGGGCAACCCCATCGCGCCGGTGATCAAGGTGACCGGCAACCACAGGACCGCCGAGCGGCTCGCGTCCAACATGGACGTCGACGCCAGCGCGGTCATCGACGGCGAACCGCTCGGCGAGGTCGGCGAGCGGATCTACCGGACGCTGCTGTCGGTGGCCGATGGCGCGGAGACGGCCGCCGAGGCCCGCCGACTCGAGGAGTTCGCGATCAACGAGCGCCAACCGCGGGAACTCGCCGCGGAGGGACAGCGATGA
- a CDS encoding anthranilate phosphoribosyltransferase: MAQATREFGDWPLKRLMTEVVGSGHKSADDMTREQAREAFQRVLAGEPDHTTLGAFWLANRWKRNTPEELGAYVDVMREESVETAEPEVDPVDCGANYDGKGRSAILGVAAGVVAAAAGTPVVVHSGDRVPTQKQDSYKHVLDELGVRTEIEPGESADMVDETGFGYYYQPAFNPGIHALWDRRDNMGVRTFVNTVETLANPADADVHLGSFYHLAFAVKMTDTLQAAESQSVSRTLFFQGMEGYDDVRPGTTVVGEWGSVRSTDEPASGERSDPRDNEGDGELDDFEIKTAEYGMDFESEDLHVEDVAAESAEITEAVLAGERDDQFADAVALNAALRIYAREDADSIDEGLETARDVLASGDAEAVLEDLRAF, from the coding sequence ATGGCACAAGCGACGCGCGAATTCGGCGACTGGCCGCTCAAGCGGCTGATGACCGAAGTCGTCGGCTCGGGGCACAAGTCCGCCGACGACATGACCCGCGAACAGGCCCGAGAGGCGTTCCAGCGGGTCCTCGCGGGCGAACCCGACCACACGACGCTCGGCGCGTTCTGGCTCGCAAACCGCTGGAAGCGCAACACTCCCGAGGAGCTGGGCGCCTACGTCGACGTGATGCGCGAGGAGAGCGTCGAGACGGCCGAACCCGAGGTCGACCCCGTCGACTGCGGGGCCAACTACGACGGCAAGGGCCGCTCGGCCATCCTCGGGGTCGCCGCCGGCGTCGTCGCCGCGGCCGCTGGAACTCCCGTCGTCGTCCACAGCGGCGACCGCGTCCCCACGCAGAAACAGGACAGCTACAAGCACGTGCTGGACGAACTCGGCGTCCGGACCGAGATCGAACCGGGCGAGAGCGCCGACATGGTCGACGAGACCGGCTTCGGCTACTACTACCAGCCGGCGTTCAACCCCGGGATCCACGCGCTGTGGGACCGACGGGACAACATGGGCGTCCGCACGTTCGTCAACACCGTCGAGACGCTGGCCAACCCCGCCGACGCCGACGTGCATCTGGGTTCGTTCTATCACCTCGCGTTCGCGGTGAAGATGACCGACACGCTCCAGGCCGCCGAGAGCCAGTCCGTCTCCCGGACGCTGTTCTTCCAGGGGATGGAGGGCTACGACGACGTGCGACCCGGGACCACGGTCGTCGGCGAGTGGGGGTCGGTGCGAAGCACCGACGAACCGGCGAGCGGGGAGCGGAGCGACCCGCGAGACAACGAGGGAGACGGGGAACTCGACGACTTCGAGATCAAGACCGCCGAGTACGGCATGGACTTCGAGAGCGAGGACCTGCACGTCGAGGACGTGGCCGCCGAGTCCGCGGAGATCACCGAGGCAGTCCTGGCCGGCGAGCGCGACGACCAGTTCGCCGACGCCGTCGCGCTCAACGCCGCCCTGCGCATCTACGCTCGCGAGGACGCCGACTCGATCGACGAGGGGCTGGAGACGGCCCGCGACGTGCTGGCGAGCGGCGACGCCGAGGCGGTGCTCGAGGACTTGCGGGCGTTCTGA
- the ahbB gene encoding siroheme decarboxylase subunit beta — MSQGTADWRAQVDAVDAALVDGWQSGFPVRERPFEAVAADVGVDEDEALDRVRRLYDEGIFRRFGPVLNPPVIGSSTLAAVRAPVDRFDEVAEVVNGYEQVNHNYARDHEWNMWFVVTAASKERRDAILAEIEERTGCEVLVLPMLTDFYIDLEFPVVNGDRFARESLAETDVSATTISERAAADLSALDRRVLLAVQGGFPLTATPYRDVAETVSAPVDEVLASVERLLADGCIKRIGCVVNHLVTGFDANCMVVWDVPDDELDDRGVDVGKLPYVTLCYHRPRRPDREWSYNLFTMIHGREQDAVDAKIDELAAEYLPVDHERLYSTETLKQTGARYEDLVDEGAEE, encoded by the coding sequence ATGAGTCAGGGGACGGCCGACTGGCGGGCACAGGTGGACGCCGTCGACGCGGCCCTCGTCGACGGCTGGCAGAGCGGATTCCCGGTTCGCGAGCGGCCCTTCGAGGCCGTCGCCGCGGACGTGGGCGTCGACGAGGACGAGGCGCTCGACCGGGTCCGGCGGCTCTACGACGAGGGGATCTTCCGCCGGTTCGGCCCCGTGTTGAACCCGCCGGTGATCGGCAGTTCGACGCTGGCGGCGGTGCGGGCCCCCGTCGATCGGTTCGACGAGGTCGCCGAGGTCGTCAACGGCTACGAGCAGGTCAACCACAACTACGCCCGCGACCACGAGTGGAACATGTGGTTCGTAGTGACCGCCGCCTCGAAGGAGCGCCGGGACGCCATCCTCGCCGAGATCGAGGAGCGGACCGGCTGCGAGGTGCTCGTCCTGCCGATGCTGACCGACTTCTACATCGATCTGGAGTTCCCGGTGGTCAACGGCGACCGCTTCGCCCGCGAGAGCCTGGCGGAAACCGACGTGTCCGCCACGACCATCAGCGAGCGGGCCGCCGCGGACCTCTCGGCGCTGGACAGACGGGTCCTGCTGGCGGTCCAGGGCGGCTTCCCGCTGACGGCGACTCCCTATCGGGACGTGGCCGAGACGGTCTCGGCGCCGGTCGACGAGGTGCTCGCGAGCGTCGAGCGGCTGCTGGCCGACGGCTGCATCAAGCGGATCGGCTGCGTCGTCAACCACCTCGTGACGGGGTTCGACGCCAACTGCATGGTCGTCTGGGACGTGCCCGACGACGAACTCGACGACCGCGGCGTCGACGTGGGGAAACTGCCGTACGTGACGCTGTGTTACCACCGGCCGCGCCGGCCCGACCGGGAGTGGTCGTACAACCTGTTCACGATGATCCACGGGCGCGAACAGGACGCCGTCGACGCGAAGATCGACGAGCTGGCGGCGGAGTACCTCCCGGTCGACCACGAGCGGCTCTACTCGACGGAGACGCTGAAACAGACCGGCGCGCGCTACGAGGACCTGGTCGACGAGGGCGCCGAGGAGTGA
- a CDS encoding response regulator, whose amino-acid sequence MTGPERAVVLIVDDEPAVADSYAAHVRDTHDVRTAYGGEQALSKLDDDVDVVLLDRRMPDLVGDEVLETVRERGVDCRVAMVTAVDADFDIVDMEFDDYVVKPVTGEELLDTVDRLLRCAQYERRLREYYRVTRTYVALRSTKDAAELADSDEFRRLEDRRAELRASLSTAAESLADDDFEALFRDLEQ is encoded by the coding sequence ATGACGGGTCCCGAGCGGGCGGTCGTGCTGATCGTCGACGACGAGCCGGCGGTCGCCGACTCCTACGCCGCACACGTCCGCGACACCCACGACGTGCGGACCGCCTACGGGGGAGAACAGGCGCTGTCGAAGCTCGACGACGACGTCGACGTGGTGCTGCTGGACCGTCGGATGCCGGACCTCGTCGGAGACGAGGTGCTGGAGACGGTCCGCGAGCGGGGGGTGGACTGCCGCGTCGCGATGGTCACCGCGGTCGACGCGGACTTCGACATCGTCGACATGGAGTTCGACGACTACGTCGTCAAGCCGGTCACCGGCGAGGAGCTGCTCGACACCGTCGACCGGCTCCTGCGCTGTGCCCAGTACGAGCGGCGGCTCCGGGAGTACTACCGGGTGACGCGCACTTACGTCGCGCTCCGGTCGACGAAAGACGCCGCCGAGCTGGCCGACAGCGACGAGTTCCGCCGTCTGGAAGACCGCCGGGCGGAGCTGCGCGCCTCGCTGTCGACGGCCGCCGAGAGCCTCGCCGACGACGACTTCGAGGCGCTGTTCCGCGACCTGGAGCAGTGA
- the mptA gene encoding GTP cyclohydrolase MptA gives MTPQLPDVQASSPDVTVGLNRVGVTGVEKLVEISREDKRPYVLMAEFEVFVDLPSWRKGADMSRNMEVVDETLEEAVSQGDLRIEDICGTAAERLLDKHDYTERAEVRMEAEFVTRERTPASDLPTQSTADVIASATATEDGDIREEIGAEVTGMTVCPCSQGMSAARAREKLRDQGVDDRTIEEFLEEVPQPGHSQRGHATLTVESEGGPDVDLVELIEVARDSMSARIYNLAKRPDEDHMTYQSHLDAKFVEDCVRAMAEGVIDEFPGLDDDAVVRMEQSNDESIHQHNAHAERVAEVATLREEVTGED, from the coding sequence ATGACTCCGCAACTGCCGGACGTCCAGGCGTCGAGCCCGGACGTGACTGTCGGCCTCAACCGCGTCGGCGTCACCGGCGTCGAGAAGTTAGTCGAGATCAGCCGCGAGGACAAGCGCCCGTACGTCCTGATGGCCGAGTTCGAGGTGTTCGTCGACCTGCCCTCCTGGCGCAAGGGCGCCGACATGAGCCGCAACATGGAGGTCGTCGACGAGACCCTGGAGGAGGCGGTCAGCCAGGGCGACCTGCGCATCGAGGACATCTGCGGCACCGCCGCCGAGCGCCTGCTCGACAAGCACGACTACACCGAACGGGCGGAGGTCCGCATGGAAGCCGAGTTCGTCACGCGCGAGCGGACGCCCGCGAGCGACCTCCCGACCCAGTCGACCGCCGACGTGATCGCCTCGGCGACGGCCACCGAGGACGGCGACATCCGCGAGGAGATCGGCGCCGAGGTCACCGGCATGACCGTCTGCCCCTGCTCGCAGGGGATGTCCGCCGCCCGCGCCCGCGAGAAACTGCGCGACCAGGGCGTCGACGACCGCACCATCGAGGAGTTCCTCGAGGAGGTCCCCCAGCCGGGCCACTCCCAGCGCGGCCACGCGACGCTGACCGTCGAGAGCGAGGGCGGCCCCGACGTGGACCTCGTCGAACTGATCGAGGTGGCCCGCGACTCGATGAGCGCGCGCATCTACAACCTCGCCAAGCGGCCCGACGAGGACCACATGACCTACCAATCGCACCTCGACGCGAAGTTCGTCGAGGACTGCGTCCGCGCGATGGCCGAGGGCGTGATCGACGAGTTCCCCGGCCTCGACGACGACGCCGTCGTCCGGATGGAGCAGTCCAACGACGAGTCCATCCACCAGCACAACGCCCACGCCGAACGGGTCGCCGAGGTCGCGACCCTCCGCGAGGAAGTCACCGGCGAGGACTGA
- a CDS encoding universal stress protein encodes MGKRILVPVDGSEQAHRAFEFVAEEFGDAAVVLLHVVNPAEAGYSAQASIPSFSEEWYESEKAAAEELFAEIAALADGTDLSIEREIEVGKPIRVIVEVADESGVDQIVMGSHGRSGVTRVLLGSVAEAVVRRSPVPVTVVR; translated from the coding sequence ATGGGCAAGCGCATCCTGGTCCCGGTCGACGGGTCCGAGCAGGCACACAGGGCGTTCGAGTTCGTCGCCGAGGAGTTCGGCGACGCGGCGGTGGTGCTGTTGCACGTCGTCAACCCCGCGGAGGCCGGCTACAGCGCCCAGGCCTCGATCCCGAGTTTCTCCGAGGAGTGGTACGAGAGCGAGAAGGCGGCCGCCGAGGAGCTGTTCGCCGAGATCGCCGCCCTCGCCGACGGCACCGACCTGTCGATCGAACGTGAGATCGAGGTCGGCAAGCCGATCCGCGTCATCGTGGAGGTCGCCGACGAGAGCGGGGTCGACCAGATCGTCATGGGGAGCCACGGGCGCTCGGGCGTGACGCGGGTCCTCCTCGGGAGCGTCGCCGAGGCGGTCGTCCGGCGCTCGCCCGTCCCCGTCACGGTCGTGCGCTGA